Proteins encoded in a region of the Paenibacillus pedocola genome:
- a CDS encoding MMPL family transporter, which yields MSTFLYRLGKSAYSKPWVFLAAWIIILGVVGALLGFNGIQSSSEMKIEGTESQKVLDMLADELPAAAGGQASVAFTAPDGERLDTPERVALLQKAINEVYSMDYIINPAKLAAEAAAAAGQAAGAAGQAAGADPSAAAGQAAAADPSAAAGQAAAADPSAAAGQAAAAPYGPLLADGAPVPGVMLSADGSIALFQFQFTVQQTSLPSDVPDNVIKAVTEVEQAGSGITAIPSDSLKSTPSIGSTEAVGVVVAAVVLFITLGSVVAAGLPLITALLGVAISVGGAFALSSVIQMNDITPILAVMIGLAVGIDYSLFIVNRQRRLILDENLSAREAASRAVGTAGSAVFFAGLTVIIALCGMLVIGIGFLSTMALVAAVTVLITVLLSLTLLPALLGLVGERICSAKARTKKSASGNKGNHGFSHRWANFTVKYRWIIIVLVVLVLGTAAIPVTKMELGIPSGASANLDTPARQSYDIISKGFGEGFNGPLLLVAQPNNPSDKISMQTLGKLVQELQMHDNVTLVSPMGVNATGDIAIISLIPKTGPTDTETRDLVQELRDPAYSLASENNITLGVTGFTAINIDMSSKLSDAFPVYIGIIVILSLIILLLVFRSVIVPVKATVGFILSILATFGVTTAVYQWGWLHSLFGFDTGGPLLSFMPILVTGILYGLAMDYQVFLVSSMREAYVHGRHGNESVVHGYDLASRVVLAAGIIMVSVFAGFIFAPDAMIKQIGFALAFGILIDAFIIRMTLVPAVMAVFGDKAWWLPKGLDRLLPNLDVEGDKLIAKLHAESGDKK from the coding sequence ATGTCCACATTTCTATACCGATTGGGAAAATCGGCGTATTCCAAACCATGGGTTTTCCTCGCGGCCTGGATTATCATTCTCGGCGTTGTAGGCGCCCTGCTCGGCTTTAATGGCATCCAGTCCAGCTCCGAAATGAAGATTGAAGGCACTGAATCGCAAAAAGTGCTGGATATGCTGGCCGATGAACTCCCTGCTGCCGCCGGCGGCCAGGCGAGCGTCGCCTTTACTGCTCCGGACGGAGAACGTCTGGACACGCCGGAACGGGTAGCCCTGCTCCAGAAGGCTATCAATGAGGTCTACAGCATGGATTATATTATCAATCCTGCTAAGCTTGCCGCCGAGGCCGCCGCTGCTGCGGGTCAGGCTGCCGGTGCTGCGGGTCAGGCTGCCGGTGCTGATCCTTCAGCTGCTGCCGGTCAAGCTGCTGCTGCTGATCCTTCAGCTGCTGCCGGGCAAGCTGCTGCTGCTGATCCTTCGGCTGCTGCCGGGCAAGCTGCTGCAGCTCCTTACGGCCCGCTGCTGGCTGACGGTGCTCCGGTTCCCGGCGTCATGCTGTCCGCAGACGGCAGCATCGCCCTGTTCCAGTTCCAGTTCACCGTTCAGCAGACTTCACTGCCTTCTGACGTACCGGATAACGTCATCAAAGCCGTGACCGAAGTCGAACAGGCAGGCTCAGGCATCACCGCCATTCCGAGTGATTCGCTAAAGAGCACGCCATCGATCGGATCGACGGAAGCAGTCGGCGTAGTCGTCGCTGCTGTGGTCCTGTTCATTACGCTGGGCTCGGTTGTTGCTGCCGGCCTACCGCTGATCACTGCGCTCCTCGGCGTTGCAATCAGCGTCGGAGGCGCCTTTGCCCTCTCGAGCGTGATCCAGATGAATGACATTACGCCGATTCTCGCTGTCATGATCGGTCTGGCGGTCGGCATCGACTACTCGCTGTTTATCGTGAACCGGCAGCGCAGGCTGATTCTTGATGAGAATTTAAGCGCCCGCGAAGCGGCTAGCCGGGCAGTCGGTACCGCCGGCAGCGCCGTATTTTTCGCCGGGCTGACCGTTATTATCGCCCTGTGCGGCATGCTGGTCATCGGCATCGGCTTCCTGTCAACTATGGCGCTTGTTGCCGCAGTCACCGTGCTGATCACCGTCCTGCTGTCGTTAACCCTGCTGCCTGCACTGCTGGGTCTGGTCGGTGAGCGGATCTGCTCTGCCAAGGCCCGCACGAAGAAATCCGCCTCCGGAAACAAAGGCAATCACGGATTCTCACACCGCTGGGCGAACTTCACAGTGAAATACCGCTGGATCATCATTGTTTTGGTAGTTCTGGTGCTTGGAACAGCCGCAATTCCGGTAACGAAAATGGAGCTCGGCATTCCGTCCGGCGCCTCGGCCAACCTGGATACCCCGGCACGCCAAAGCTATGACATCATCTCCAAGGGCTTTGGCGAAGGATTCAACGGACCGCTGCTGCTGGTCGCCCAGCCGAACAACCCGTCCGATAAAATCTCCATGCAGACACTGGGCAAGCTGGTTCAGGAGCTGCAGATGCATGATAATGTCACGCTGGTGTCCCCAATGGGCGTCAACGCAACAGGTGATATCGCCATTATCAGCCTGATTCCAAAAACAGGCCCAACCGATACAGAAACAAGAGATCTGGTGCAGGAGCTGCGCGATCCCGCCTACAGCCTCGCATCAGAGAACAATATTACCCTTGGAGTGACCGGCTTTACCGCCATTAATATCGATATGTCCTCCAAGCTGTCAGATGCATTCCCTGTGTATATCGGCATCATTGTCATCCTGTCATTGATTATCCTGCTGCTCGTATTCCGTTCGGTCATTGTACCGGTCAAAGCGACAGTCGGATTTATTCTCAGCATTCTAGCTACCTTCGGTGTGACCACCGCCGTATATCAGTGGGGCTGGCTGCACTCCCTGTTCGGTTTTGATACCGGCGGACCGCTGCTCAGCTTCATGCCGATTCTGGTCACTGGCATTCTGTACGGTCTGGCGATGGATTACCAGGTGTTCCTGGTCAGCTCCATGCGTGAGGCTTACGTCCACGGGCGCCACGGCAACGAGAGCGTGGTACACGGCTACGATCTTGCCAGCCGTGTTGTGCTTGCCGCAGGCATCATCATGGTCTCCGTATTCGCCGGCTTTATCTTCGCCCCTGATGCGATGATCAAGCAGATCGGCTTCGCGCTGGCCTTCGGGATCCTGATCGATGCCTTCATCATCCGCATGACGCTTGTGCCGGCCGTCATGGCCGTGTTCGGCGACAAAGCCTGGTGGCTGCCGAAAGGGCTGGACCGTCTGCTGCCGAACCTCGATGTCGAGGGAGATAAGCTGATCGCCAAGCTTCATGCCGAGAGCGGAGACAAGAAATAA
- a CDS encoding ABC transporter permease: MDRSFAHSKTQVLPQSVKRKRQAKGFWKDYQLYLLLLLPIAYFIIFKYVPMYGAAIAFQDYSIFKGVGGSEWIGLDNFKELFAMSQFYTVVRNTLLLNLLDLIVSFPAPIILALLLHELRTLWFKKVAQTILYLPHFISWIIIGGLVYQIFSNNGGLVNNMITALGFESVPFLTEKNHWLLVYLGTGIWQSAGWGTIIYLAALTGINKELYEASEVDGAGRWRKMWNITLPGIRPTIVVMLIMALGKIMTIGFERPFVMGNALVMDYAEVISTFVYKVGLQSAQFSLATAMGLFQALVGLVFVVGSNAIAKKMGEQGLW; this comes from the coding sequence ATGGATCGGAGTTTTGCGCACAGCAAGACACAAGTGTTGCCACAGTCCGTCAAGCGTAAGCGGCAGGCTAAGGGGTTTTGGAAGGATTATCAGTTATATTTGCTGCTTCTTCTTCCTATTGCCTATTTCATTATTTTTAAGTATGTGCCAATGTACGGTGCGGCGATTGCGTTCCAGGATTATAGCATTTTTAAAGGGGTAGGCGGCAGCGAGTGGATCGGATTGGATAATTTCAAAGAGCTGTTCGCGATGAGCCAATTCTATACGGTCGTCCGCAACACGCTGCTGCTGAATCTGCTGGATTTGATTGTTTCTTTTCCGGCGCCGATTATTCTGGCCCTGCTGCTGCATGAGCTCAGAACCCTCTGGTTTAAAAAAGTGGCCCAGACCATTCTGTATCTGCCGCACTTTATCTCCTGGATTATTATCGGCGGTCTCGTGTACCAAATTTTCTCGAACAACGGCGGTCTTGTGAACAATATGATCACTGCGCTCGGGTTCGAATCCGTACCTTTTCTGACAGAAAAGAATCACTGGCTGCTCGTGTACTTGGGAACCGGGATCTGGCAGAGCGCCGGCTGGGGAACGATTATTTATCTGGCAGCACTCACTGGGATCAATAAAGAGCTGTATGAAGCATCCGAAGTGGACGGCGCCGGAAGATGGAGAAAAATGTGGAATATTACCTTGCCGGGAATCCGCCCAACGATTGTTGTAATGCTGATTATGGCCCTTGGCAAGATCATGACGATCGGTTTCGAGCGCCCGTTTGTTATGGGGAATGCACTCGTTATGGATTATGCAGAAGTAATCAGTACCTTTGTCTACAAGGTAGGTCTGCAATCGGCGCAATTCTCTTTGGCAACAGCGATGGGGCTCTTCCAGGCCTTGGTCGGACTGGTCTTCGTCGTTGGATCGAATGCAATTGCTAAGAAGATGGGAGAGCAGGGGCTATGGTAG
- a CDS encoding carbohydrate ABC transporter permease yields MVEGGAVTNKIQRTTRASDVLIMVFIGLTVLLSILPFLNIIAVSLSSKEAIISDKVTIFPRGFNMESYKLVFEDARMLKSMGITIVLTLVYTILSMVMSICAAYPLTKESLKGRSFFSMLIIFTMFFSGGMIPEYLLVKELGMLDSLTSLIVPGMISAFNLIILRTFFSSIPPSLEESAYLDGSSHIGTLLRIVLPLSLPVLATLSLFYAVSRWNTYMDALFYITNSDLYPIQLKLYQVVMNSMVTDLTAQEGAIQTEVVAEGIKAASIMFATVPILIVYPWLQRYFVSGTMVGAVKE; encoded by the coding sequence ATGGTAGAAGGTGGAGCAGTAACTAATAAAATTCAAAGGACTACCAGAGCATCGGACGTACTGATTATGGTTTTTATCGGACTGACCGTTCTTCTGAGTATCCTGCCGTTTCTGAACATTATCGCGGTTTCACTAAGTTCCAAGGAAGCGATTATTTCCGATAAAGTAACGATTTTTCCGCGGGGCTTCAACATGGAATCCTACAAGCTTGTTTTCGAGGACGCCAGAATGCTGAAGTCGATGGGAATAACCATTGTACTGACGCTCGTGTATACGATACTCAGTATGGTGATGAGTATTTGCGCGGCATACCCGCTGACAAAGGAATCTTTGAAGGGCAGATCCTTCTTTTCGATGCTGATCATATTCACCATGTTCTTCAGCGGAGGGATGATTCCCGAGTATCTGCTGGTGAAGGAGCTCGGCATGCTGGACAGTCTGACATCGCTCATCGTTCCGGGAATGATCAGCGCATTTAACCTGATTATCCTGCGGACCTTCTTTTCTTCTATCCCGCCTAGTCTGGAGGAGTCGGCCTATCTCGACGGAAGCTCACATATCGGTACCCTGCTGCGGATTGTTCTGCCCTTGTCTCTGCCGGTATTGGCGACGCTCAGCTTGTTCTATGCGGTTTCCAGATGGAACACCTACATGGACGCCCTCTTTTATATTACGAATTCGGATCTGTACCCCATTCAGCTAAAGCTGTATCAGGTGGTGATGAACAGTATGGTGACGGATCTGACGGCACAAGAAGGAGCCATTCAGACTGAAGTTGTTGCCGAAGGCATCAAGGCGGCCAGTATTATGTTCGCAACCGTGCCGATTCTGATTGTTTATCCTTGGCTGCAGCGGTACTTTGTATCGGGCACCATGGTCGGAGCTGTTAAGGAGTAA
- a CDS encoding extracellular solute-binding protein, giving the protein MKTKHKKWFAASASALLLAGMLSGCSGNSNSNEGASSSGSAPASGGEPTTKSKDAVTLRVEVFDRGNAPAGAGPVTNNYWTQWIQKNFGDPNNIKMEFVPVPRNQEVDKLNVLMATGDAPDLVFTYDMNTIYNYVKDGGITEVGPLLDEYGPNLKKFLGDEVLNYGVFDGKQYTIPAKRTLQFTQSSYIRKDWLDKLGLPVPTTTEQFYETMKAFKEKDPGQVGSKLIPYDFTAIDGTTITTPLVLVNSFVKKLTEEETYTYTSTSYIPEITKPGYKEGVQFLNKMNTEGLINSDFALDKDGKQFESDTANGYVGAFTALAAHANLMGPGKVFDTLKQNVPGAEYVAMDPFTDEEGKTPKSLYDPVGMHILIPKTSKHAAEAVKYLDWMSQPEVLFTLQNGNEGEHYTLQDGYPVAITTDEAKKTFYNNVDIAIISNGKDFGSEEKNIEAASLQTPDYKELSKQTILYALKDGYTLPHFERPIESEIKYGDTLKSKATEAIVKSIVAKPDKFSDTYDSYVKEYLKIGGQQVLDERKAAYGEMKK; this is encoded by the coding sequence GTGAAAACAAAGCACAAGAAATGGTTCGCGGCATCGGCATCGGCATTGTTGCTGGCAGGCATGCTGTCTGGCTGTTCCGGCAATTCGAATTCGAATGAAGGCGCTTCCTCGTCCGGTTCAGCGCCGGCCTCCGGGGGAGAACCGACTACAAAGAGCAAGGATGCTGTTACGCTGAGAGTGGAAGTGTTTGACCGTGGCAATGCACCAGCAGGTGCTGGGCCGGTTACTAATAACTATTGGACACAATGGATCCAGAAGAACTTCGGCGATCCGAACAATATCAAGATGGAATTTGTGCCTGTTCCGCGTAATCAGGAAGTCGATAAGCTCAATGTGCTTATGGCCACCGGCGACGCTCCGGATCTTGTCTTTACCTATGATATGAATACAATTTATAACTATGTGAAGGACGGAGGAATAACGGAGGTGGGCCCGCTGCTCGATGAGTACGGACCAAATCTGAAGAAGTTCCTGGGAGATGAAGTACTGAATTACGGTGTATTCGATGGCAAGCAGTATACCATTCCCGCCAAGCGGACGCTGCAATTTACCCAATCCTCTTATATCCGTAAAGACTGGCTTGATAAGCTGGGATTGCCGGTTCCAACGACGACTGAACAATTCTACGAAACTATGAAAGCGTTTAAAGAGAAGGATCCCGGACAGGTCGGCAGCAAGCTGATTCCATACGATTTCACCGCTATTGACGGCACAACGATTACAACTCCTTTGGTTCTGGTCAACAGCTTTGTGAAGAAACTGACGGAAGAAGAGACGTATACTTATACATCTACAAGCTACATTCCGGAAATTACGAAGCCGGGCTACAAGGAAGGTGTTCAGTTCCTGAATAAAATGAACACGGAAGGCCTGATCAATTCAGACTTCGCGCTGGATAAGGACGGCAAGCAATTCGAGAGCGACACGGCCAATGGTTATGTCGGTGCATTCACCGCTCTGGCCGCCCATGCCAACTTAATGGGACCGGGCAAGGTGTTCGACACCCTGAAGCAGAATGTTCCCGGCGCTGAGTATGTAGCCATGGACCCGTTCACGGATGAGGAAGGCAAGACACCGAAGTCGTTATACGACCCGGTCGGCATGCATATCCTGATTCCGAAGACAAGCAAGCATGCGGCAGAAGCGGTTAAATATCTGGACTGGATGTCTCAGCCGGAGGTTCTCTTTACCCTCCAGAACGGTAATGAAGGCGAGCATTATACGCTGCAGGACGGGTATCCGGTGGCCATCACGACAGATGAGGCCAAGAAAACATTTTATAACAACGTTGACATAGCTATCATCTCAAACGGTAAAGATTTCGGTTCCGAAGAGAAGAATATCGAAGCTGCATCCCTCCAGACGCCGGATTACAAGGAATTGTCGAAGCAGACCATTCTGTACGCACTTAAGGATGGCTATACGCTGCCTCACTTTGAGCGCCCGATTGAATCCGAGATCAAATACGGCGATACACTCAAGTCCAAGGCAACTGAGGCTATCGTGAAAAGCATCGTGGCGAAGCCGGATAAATTCAGTGATACCTACGATTCCTACGTTAAGGAATACCTGAAGATCGGAGGCCAGCAGGTGCTGGATGAGCGTAAGGCCGCCTATGGGGAAATGAAAAAATAA
- a CDS encoding glycoside hydrolase family 43 protein: MNTIINPVLRGFNPDPSIVRVEDDYYIATSTFEWFPGVQIHHSRDLLHWRLLKRPLDRVSQLDMRGNGDSDGVWAPCLTYDNGLFYLIYTDVKSHKGAFKDTHNYLVTAENIKGPWSEPVYLNSSGFDPSLFHDEDGRKWLLNMRWDFRKGKNKFGGIVIQEYSQEEGRLIGPVITIFEGTEIGFTEGPHVYKRNGYYYLLTAEGGTRYKHAVTVARSASLLGPYEVDPHHPMLTSSGSPELQLQKAGHGSLVETESGEWYMAHLCARPVDGFHCMLGRETALQKCYWDEEGWLRLEGGGNTPSAQVQAPQLPLHPFEPEPERDDFEEPLLGNQWNTLRLPPDPDWLSLSERLGFLRLAGRESLSSCHRQSLVARRQQAFRFEAETVIEFEPESFQQMAGLILYYNTEDYVYLRITHLEQHGRVIGIIQSDRGMYDELLEEDLLLPTDGPVFLKAVVNREVLQFYYAFEAGRWSPVGGEINIAHLSDEAKEPLRFTGTFIGMCVQDLGGTRRYADFDYFIYKEME, encoded by the coding sequence TTGAACACCATTATTAATCCTGTACTGCGCGGATTTAACCCCGACCCTTCGATTGTCCGTGTAGAGGATGATTATTATATCGCCACTTCCACCTTTGAATGGTTTCCGGGCGTGCAGATTCACCATTCCAGGGATCTGCTTCACTGGAGGCTGCTGAAGAGGCCGCTGGACCGGGTATCCCAGCTGGATATGCGGGGCAACGGAGACTCCGACGGGGTATGGGCGCCCTGCCTGACCTATGACAACGGCCTGTTTTATTTAATTTATACCGACGTGAAGTCCCATAAGGGTGCATTCAAGGATACCCATAATTATCTGGTGACCGCAGAGAACATAAAAGGACCGTGGTCGGAGCCGGTCTATCTGAACAGCAGCGGGTTCGACCCGTCTCTGTTCCATGATGAAGACGGTCGAAAATGGCTGCTCAATATGCGGTGGGACTTCCGCAAGGGGAAGAACAAATTCGGGGGTATCGTCATTCAGGAATATTCGCAGGAGGAAGGACGGTTGATTGGTCCGGTCATAACAATTTTTGAAGGCACTGAAATCGGCTTTACAGAAGGCCCGCATGTCTACAAGCGGAACGGTTATTATTACCTGCTTACAGCGGAAGGCGGAACGAGGTACAAGCATGCTGTTACCGTGGCCCGCTCTGCTTCCTTACTGGGTCCTTATGAGGTTGATCCTCATCATCCGATGCTGACCAGCAGCGGTAGTCCGGAGCTGCAGCTCCAAAAGGCTGGTCACGGGTCACTTGTTGAAACGGAGTCCGGTGAATGGTATATGGCTCATCTATGCGCAAGACCTGTGGACGGATTCCACTGTATGCTGGGCCGGGAGACCGCACTGCAAAAGTGTTACTGGGACGAAGAGGGCTGGCTCCGGCTGGAAGGGGGCGGGAATACTCCGTCTGCTCAGGTGCAGGCTCCGCAACTGCCGCTTCATCCGTTTGAGCCGGAGCCGGAGAGGGATGATTTCGAGGAACCGCTGCTGGGCAATCAGTGGAATACGCTGCGGCTTCCGCCGGACCCGGACTGGCTCTCACTGAGTGAGCGGCTTGGCTTCCTGCGGCTGGCAGGTAGGGAATCCTTGAGCTCCTGTCACAGGCAGAGCCTGGTTGCCCGCCGGCAGCAGGCGTTCCGCTTTGAAGCGGAGACAGTAATCGAGTTCGAACCGGAGAGCTTCCAGCAGATGGCCGGCCTCATTCTCTACTACAACACGGAAGATTATGTGTACCTGCGGATCACGCATCTTGAGCAGCACGGCAGAGTAATCGGGATTATTCAGTCTGACCGGGGAATGTATGATGAGCTGCTTGAGGAGGATCTTCTGCTGCCGACAGATGGTCCGGTCTTTTTGAAGGCTGTAGTCAACCGTGAAGTCCTGCAGTTCTATTATGCCTTTGAAGCCGGCCGCTGGTCTCCCGTCGGCGGGGAGATCAATATTGCCCATCTCTCCGATGAAGCCAAGGAGCCGCTGAGATTCACCGGGACATTTATAGGCATGTGTGTGCAGGATCTGGGAGGGACGCGCAGATATGCCGACTTTGATTATTTTATCTATAAGGAAATGGAGTGA
- a CDS encoding TetR/AcrR family transcriptional regulator: MNPKLTLRDKKKEATAYALAEAAFELALVQGMDGFIVDDIVQQAGVSRRTFANYFSCKEEAVAAYFMSSASKEDQNMLLAGLPPDATPLDALYCLLKLQFTSAFLHKLRQFVSLANQYPTLEPYILSVFHRLQIAAQEVLERFTHGRYTDGYTHLLAGAVYGAFIPILDGRLNVLLPGEAQDERSSAISFDHYLNSMFGYLRKGF, translated from the coding sequence TTGAACCCCAAGCTCACACTGCGCGACAAAAAAAAGGAAGCTACCGCCTATGCTTTGGCCGAGGCTGCCTTTGAACTGGCCCTTGTGCAGGGGATGGACGGCTTCATCGTTGACGATATTGTCCAGCAGGCAGGCGTTTCCCGGCGGACCTTTGCCAATTACTTCTCGTGCAAAGAGGAAGCGGTAGCGGCGTATTTTATGAGCAGTGCTTCGAAAGAGGATCAGAACATGCTGTTGGCGGGCTTGCCTCCGGATGCAACGCCGCTGGACGCCTTATACTGCCTGCTTAAGCTGCAGTTCACTTCTGCATTTCTGCATAAACTGCGGCAGTTTGTGTCGCTGGCGAATCAGTATCCCACGCTTGAGCCATATATCCTCAGCGTATTCCACCGCTTACAGATTGCCGCACAGGAGGTACTGGAACGGTTCACCCACGGGCGTTATACCGACGGATATACCCACCTGCTTGCCGGAGCCGTCTATGGGGCCTTCATTCCGATTCTGGACGGACGGCTCAATGTACTACTGCCGGGAGAAGCACAGGATGAACGCTCCAGTGCCATATCGTTCGATCATTATTTGAATTCGATGTTTGGTTATTTAAGAAAAGGCTTCTAA
- a CDS encoding GH1 family beta-glucosidase has protein sequence MSTIQFPEDFLWGAATAAYQIEGAWNEGGRGLSIWDTYAHTPGKIRNGDNGDTACDSYHRYEEDIAYMKELGLRTYRFSIAWSRIFPDGTGAVNEEGLDYYHRLIDELLENGIEPFCTLYHWDLPQALQDTGGWKNRNTIEAFVRYAETMFKAFKGKIKFWTTFNEPWCVSFKAHYIGDLAPGEQNLQSALDVAHHLMLAHGRTVKLFRESWVPGQIGYAPNVSWREPFSSREEDINACRRRIGWMVEWFLDPLFKGEYPAFMAAAFAAMGAAVRVEPGDMEDIQQPVDFLGINYYTGSLGRYKQGNGLFELEDIDEGYERTDFNWPIYPGGLYKVLVHIKERYGPVPIYITENGACYDGDPVEGRIQDVKRIHYLRQHLIQLKRAMADGVPVKGYIAWSLLDNFEWADGYSRRFGLIHVDFNTLKRTPKDSFYWYKSVIGNGGVET, from the coding sequence TTGTCAACAATACAGTTTCCGGAGGATTTTCTTTGGGGGGCGGCTACGGCAGCCTATCAGATTGAAGGAGCCTGGAATGAGGGGGGGCGCGGCCTTTCAATCTGGGATACGTATGCTCATACACCAGGCAAGATCCGTAACGGTGACAACGGGGATACTGCCTGTGATAGCTACCACCGCTACGAAGAAGATATCGCTTATATGAAAGAGCTGGGTCTGCGCACCTACCGGTTCTCTATAGCCTGGTCCAGAATTTTCCCGGACGGGACGGGAGCGGTCAATGAAGAGGGCCTGGATTATTATCACCGTCTGATCGATGAGCTGCTGGAGAACGGAATCGAACCATTCTGTACCCTGTATCATTGGGATCTTCCGCAGGCGCTTCAGGACACGGGCGGCTGGAAGAACCGTAATACCATCGAGGCCTTTGTCAGGTACGCAGAGACGATGTTCAAGGCCTTCAAGGGGAAAATCAAGTTCTGGACCACCTTCAATGAGCCGTGGTGTGTGTCTTTTAAGGCCCACTATATCGGCGATCTGGCTCCCGGTGAACAGAATCTGCAGAGCGCGCTTGATGTAGCCCATCACCTGATGCTTGCCCACGGCAGAACCGTGAAGCTGTTCCGGGAGTCGTGGGTCCCCGGGCAGATCGGCTATGCTCCGAATGTCAGCTGGCGGGAACCGTTCAGCTCCCGGGAGGAGGATATTAATGCTTGCCGCCGCAGAATAGGCTGGATGGTGGAATGGTTTCTGGATCCTCTTTTCAAGGGGGAATATCCTGCGTTTATGGCAGCAGCCTTCGCGGCAATGGGGGCAGCAGTCCGGGTGGAACCAGGAGATATGGAGGATATCCAGCAGCCGGTCGATTTTCTGGGCATCAACTATTACACGGGGTCACTGGGGCGCTATAAGCAGGGGAACGGCCTGTTTGAGCTGGAGGATATCGACGAAGGCTATGAACGGACGGATTTCAACTGGCCGATTTATCCTGGCGGTCTTTACAAAGTGCTTGTCCATATTAAGGAGCGTTATGGTCCTGTTCCCATTTATATTACGGAAAACGGAGCCTGCTATGACGGTGATCCGGTGGAGGGGAGGATTCAGGACGTGAAGCGTATTCATTATCTGAGACAGCATCTCATTCAGCTGAAGCGGGCCATGGCGGACGGGGTTCCGGTCAAAGGCTATATCGCCTGGTCCCTGCTTGATAATTTCGAGTGGGCGGACGGCTACAGCAGACGCTTCGGGCTGATCCATGTGGATTTCAATACACTTAAGCGGACGCCCAAAGACAGCTTTTACTGGTATAAATCAGTGATTGGCAACGGGGGAGTGGAGACTTAA